In Nocardioides cavernae, a single genomic region encodes these proteins:
- a CDS encoding PTS sugar transporter subunit IIA, with the protein MSDVLSREAIVLGGQATDRDAAITEAGRLLVASGAVDEAYVDAMHERETSVSTFMGNGLAIPHGTNEAKALIRHTAISFVRYDEPIDWKGSPARYVVGIAGAGDDHLTVLQALAGAFTDDASIAALDAAQTPDDVLAVLGDVST; encoded by the coding sequence ATGAGCGACGTACTGAGCAGGGAGGCCATCGTGCTCGGCGGCCAGGCCACGGACAGGGACGCAGCGATCACCGAGGCCGGTCGGCTGCTGGTCGCGAGCGGTGCGGTCGACGAGGCGTACGTCGACGCGATGCACGAGCGCGAGACCTCGGTCTCGACGTTCATGGGCAACGGGCTCGCCATCCCGCACGGCACCAACGAGGCGAAGGCGCTCATCCGCCACACCGCGATCTCGTTCGTCCGCTACGACGAGCCGATCGACTGGAAGGGCAGCCCGGCCCGCTACGTCGTGGGCATCGCGGGTGCGGGTGACGACCACCTGACCGTGCTGCAGGCCCTGGCCGGCGCGTTCACCGACGACGCCAGCATCGCCGCCCTCGACGCGGCCCAGACCCCGGACGACGTGCTCGCCGTCCTGGGCGACGTCAGCACCTGA
- a CDS encoding TauD/TfdA dioxygenase family protein: MTLQLDQDLATDRLDDLQVHRLGGRIGAHIDGVRLSGNLDDTAVARIRAAILQHKVVFFRGQDHLDDDTHIAFAERLGTLTTAHPTVNTGSERIYTLTANKGMAANSWHTDVTFVDRVPAFSVLRGVTIPPYGGNTVWANTVDAYDRLPDSLKALVENLWAVHTNAYDYADRDESVDHDDAVAVARRKEFRRTTYETKHPVVRVHPETGERALLLGHFVKQFVGLNQLESSTLFNLLQNRVTRLENTIRWTWQQGDVAIWDNRATQHYAVADFGEEPREVRRITVAGDVPVSLHGERSEVLVGDASGFADIDALIS, translated from the coding sequence ATGACGCTCCAGCTCGATCAGGACCTCGCGACCGACCGGCTCGACGACCTGCAGGTGCACCGCCTGGGCGGCCGCATCGGCGCCCACATCGACGGCGTACGACTCTCCGGCAACCTCGACGACACCGCAGTGGCGCGGATCCGCGCGGCGATCCTGCAGCACAAGGTCGTGTTCTTCCGCGGCCAGGACCACCTCGACGACGACACCCACATCGCCTTCGCCGAGCGCCTCGGCACCCTGACGACCGCGCACCCGACGGTCAACACCGGCAGCGAGCGGATCTACACCCTCACCGCGAACAAGGGCATGGCGGCCAACAGCTGGCACACCGACGTCACGTTCGTCGACCGCGTCCCGGCCTTCAGCGTGCTGCGCGGCGTGACGATCCCTCCCTACGGCGGCAACACGGTCTGGGCCAACACCGTCGACGCCTACGACCGGTTGCCCGACTCACTGAAGGCCCTGGTCGAGAACCTGTGGGCCGTGCACACCAACGCCTACGACTACGCCGACCGCGACGAGTCGGTGGACCACGACGACGCGGTTGCCGTGGCCCGGCGCAAGGAGTTCCGTCGCACGACCTACGAGACGAAGCACCCGGTGGTGCGCGTGCACCCCGAGACAGGCGAGCGGGCCCTGCTGCTGGGCCACTTCGTGAAGCAGTTCGTCGGGCTCAACCAGCTCGAGTCGAGCACGCTCTTCAACCTGCTCCAGAACCGGGTGACACGCCTGGAGAACACGATCCGGTGGACGTGGCAGCAGGGTGACGTGGCGATCTGGGACAACCGCGCGACCCAGCACTACGCCGTCGCCGACTTCGGGGAGGAGCCGCGCGAGGTGCGCCGGATCACGGTCGCCGGCGACGTGCCGGTGTCGCTGCACGGCGAGCGGAGCGAGGTGCTCGTGGGCGACGCGTCGGGCTTCGCCGACATCGACGCCCTGATCAGCTGA
- a CDS encoding molybdopterin-dependent oxidoreductase, translating to MGEKRIGVCNLCEAICGLELTIEGRDVVGVRGNPADPLSRGHICPKGVAIADVYADPDRLRRPVRRVGEGTDARWQEIGWDEAFDLVADNLARVINEHGDDALGVYLGNPNAHSLGSMTHGTAMFKSFRTKNRYSATSVDQLPHQLVAHLVFGHQLFLPIPDIDRTSWFLVVGGNPMASNGSLMTVPDFPQRVRDLRARGGRMVVLDPRRTETAKVADEHHFVRPGTDAWVLLAMLHVLTAEASPDDVPTVASYVDGLDTVVELVAEFTPERAEAVSGLPAAEIRRLARELAAADSGVVYSRIGVSAGPWGTVCQWAVTCLNVLTGNLDRPGGAMFTTPAIDAVGTGLIGRGHHDAWRSRVRGLPETAGELPVAALREEIETPGEGQVRALLTVAGNPVLSTPDGARLDRAMRGLDFMAAVDIYVNETTRHADVILPPTTALERDHYDLVFHLLAVRNTARFTPAVFEKEPDQRHDWQVFREITLRTAARLDRKAPLKKRLVQRARLTASPTFLIGQLLRRGSSGVTLAKLRRRPAGVDLGPLRGGQLPDRLPARSKRVDLAPALVVQDVARLASVPAPAGDELVLIGRRDQRDCNSWMHNSERLTRGRPRHQLLMNPGDLAQRAIQNGSRVRVTSRVGSVEVEVAASDDLMPGVVSLPHGYGHAGDGVLMSRSRDVPGVSVNDLTDPELLDVSGNAALNGVPVAVTPA from the coding sequence ATGGGCGAGAAGCGGATCGGCGTCTGCAACCTCTGCGAGGCGATCTGCGGCCTCGAGCTGACGATCGAGGGGCGCGACGTCGTCGGCGTGCGCGGCAACCCGGCCGATCCCCTGTCCCGCGGGCACATCTGCCCGAAGGGGGTGGCGATCGCCGACGTGTACGCCGACCCCGACCGGCTGCGGCGCCCGGTCCGTCGTGTCGGCGAGGGCACCGACGCCCGGTGGCAGGAGATCGGCTGGGACGAGGCGTTCGACCTGGTCGCCGACAACCTCGCTCGCGTGATCAACGAGCACGGCGACGACGCGCTCGGCGTCTACCTCGGCAACCCCAACGCCCACAGCCTGGGATCGATGACGCACGGCACCGCGATGTTCAAGTCGTTCCGGACGAAGAACCGCTACTCCGCCACGTCGGTCGACCAGCTCCCCCACCAGCTCGTCGCGCACCTCGTCTTCGGCCACCAGCTGTTCCTGCCGATCCCCGACATCGACCGCACGTCGTGGTTCCTCGTGGTCGGCGGCAACCCGATGGCCTCCAACGGCTCCCTGATGACGGTGCCCGACTTCCCGCAGCGCGTGCGCGACCTCCGGGCGCGCGGCGGCAGGATGGTCGTCCTCGACCCACGCCGCACCGAGACCGCCAAGGTGGCCGACGAGCACCACTTCGTCCGCCCCGGCACCGACGCCTGGGTGCTGCTCGCGATGCTGCACGTCCTCACCGCCGAGGCCTCCCCCGACGACGTGCCCACGGTTGCGTCGTACGTCGACGGGCTGGACACGGTGGTCGAGCTGGTCGCCGAGTTCACCCCCGAGCGCGCCGAGGCGGTCAGCGGGTTGCCGGCGGCAGAGATCCGCCGGCTTGCCCGCGAGCTCGCGGCAGCGGACTCCGGCGTCGTCTACAGCCGGATCGGCGTGTCCGCCGGCCCGTGGGGCACGGTGTGCCAGTGGGCGGTCACCTGCCTCAACGTGCTCACCGGCAACCTCGACCGTCCCGGCGGCGCGATGTTCACGACCCCGGCGATCGACGCGGTCGGCACCGGGCTGATCGGCCGCGGGCACCACGACGCCTGGCGCTCGCGGGTCCGCGGGCTGCCGGAGACCGCCGGCGAGCTGCCCGTGGCGGCGCTGCGCGAGGAGATCGAGACGCCCGGCGAGGGACAGGTCCGGGCACTGCTCACCGTCGCCGGGAACCCGGTGCTGTCCACGCCCGACGGCGCCCGGCTCGACCGCGCGATGCGCGGCCTCGACTTCATGGCCGCGGTGGACATCTACGTCAACGAGACCACCCGGCACGCCGATGTGATCCTGCCGCCCACCACGGCGCTCGAGCGCGACCACTACGACCTCGTCTTCCACCTGCTGGCCGTGCGCAACACGGCCCGCTTCACCCCGGCGGTCTTCGAGAAGGAGCCCGACCAGCGCCACGACTGGCAGGTCTTCCGCGAGATCACCCTGCGCACGGCCGCGCGCCTCGACCGCAAGGCCCCGCTCAAGAAGCGGCTCGTGCAACGGGCGCGGCTGACCGCGAGCCCCACCTTCCTCATCGGGCAGCTGCTGCGCCGCGGGTCGAGCGGCGTCACCCTGGCCAAGCTCCGCAGGCGACCGGCCGGCGTCGACCTCGGCCCGCTCCGTGGCGGCCAGCTGCCCGACCGGTTGCCGGCGCGGAGCAAGCGGGTCGACCTGGCGCCCGCCCTCGTGGTGCAGGACGTGGCCCGGCTCGCGAGCGTCCCGGCCCCCGCCGGCGACGAGCTGGTCCTCATCGGCCGCCGCGACCAGCGCGACTGCAACTCCTGGATGCACAACTCCGAGCGGCTCACCCGCGGCCGGCCGCGCCACCAGCTGCTGATGAACCCCGGCGACCTGGCGCAGCGCGCCATCCAGAACGGCTCGCGCGTGCGGGTCACCTCGCGGGTCGGCTCGGTGGAGGTCGAGGTCGCCGCATCGGACGACCTGATGCCGGGCGTGGTCTCGCTCCCCCACGGCTACGGGCACGCGGGAGACGGCGTCCTGATGTCACGCAGCCGCGACGTGCCGGGCGTGTCCGTCAACGACCTCACGGACCCCGAGCTGCTCGACGTGTCGGGCAACGCCGCGCTCAACGGCGTACCTGTCGCGGTCACTCCTGCCTGA
- a CDS encoding DUF6458 family protein, which translates to MGFGGPIGLIVVGLILALAFNQQQVGPLEVTTLGWILVLAGVLWLVLTLIQQNTKRQHTTTATTTDAQGRQASTQRTTESDPPAPPAV; encoded by the coding sequence ATGGGTTTCGGAGGGCCGATCGGCCTGATCGTCGTGGGACTGATCCTCGCGCTGGCGTTCAACCAGCAGCAGGTGGGTCCCCTCGAGGTCACCACCCTGGGATGGATCCTGGTCCTGGCCGGAGTGCTGTGGCTGGTGCTCACGCTGATCCAGCAGAACACCAAGCGGCAGCACACCACGACCGCCACCACCACCGACGCGCAGGGCCGCCAGGCGTCGACCCAGCGGACCACCGAGTCCGACCCGCCGGCCCCGCCGGCCGTCTGA
- the rpsO gene encoding 30S ribosomal protein S15, giving the protein MSIGTDAETKKKIIAEYALTEGDTGSPEVQIALLSHRISHLTEHLKTHKHDHHSRRGLLLLVGQRRRLLNYLQKTEIERYRSIVERLGLRR; this is encoded by the coding sequence ATGTCGATTGGTACCGACGCGGAGACCAAGAAGAAGATCATCGCCGAGTACGCCCTGACCGAGGGTGACACCGGTTCCCCCGAGGTCCAGATCGCGCTGCTCAGCCACCGCATCTCGCACCTCACCGAGCACCTCAAGACCCACAAGCACGACCACCACAGCCGTCGTGGCCTGCTGCTCCTGGTGGGCCAGCGTCGCCGGCTGCTCAACTACCTGCAGAAGACGGAGATCGAGCGCTACCGCTCCATCGTCGAGCGCCTCGGCCTCCGCCGCTGA
- a CDS encoding polyribonucleotide nucleotidyltransferase: MSEPIISAVETVLDNGKFGKRTVKFETGLLARQAAGSVTAYLDDETMLLSATTAGKTPKDHFDFFPLTIDVEERMYAVGQIPGSFFRSEGRPGEDAILTCRLIDRPLRPTFKKGLRNEVQVVITVMALDPDMPYDVLAINAASLSTQLSGLPFSGPVGGVRVALIDGQWVAFPSHSQLESAVFDMVVAGRVTETGDVAIMMVEAEAPEDTIALVQGGAQAPTEEVVAGGLDAAKPFIKQLVEAQAQLAAEAAKPVQDFPVFLDYEDDVYAAVEAAAKDDTAAAMTIADKQERELKVDEIKAALVEKLSGQFEGREKEIGAAFRSLNKALVRQRVLRDKIRIDGRGLADIRPLHSEVNVIPRVHGSALFERGETQILGVTTLNMLKLEQQLDTLSPEKHRRYMHKYVFPPFSTGETGRVGSPKRREVGHGALARRAILPVLPSREEFPYAIRQLSEAMGSNGSTSMGSVCASTLSLLQAGVPLKASVAGIAMGLISDEVDGETQYVALTDILGAEDAFGDMDFKVAGTREFVTALQLDTKLDGIPAEVLASALNQARDARLAILDVMAEAIDAPEEMSVHAPRIITVRVPVDKIGEVIGPKGKVINQIQDDTGATLSIEDDGTVYIGATNGEAAEAAKAAVNAIANPTMPEVGERYLGTVVKTTNFGAFVSLMPGKDGLLHISKLRALAGGKRVEAVEDVLAVGQKVQVSIAEIDDRGKLSLVPVVDEAEGDSEESADAPETVDAE, encoded by the coding sequence ATGAGTGAACCCATCATCTCCGCTGTCGAGACCGTCCTCGACAACGGCAAGTTCGGCAAGCGCACGGTCAAGTTCGAGACCGGTCTGCTCGCCCGTCAGGCCGCCGGCTCCGTCACGGCCTACCTCGACGACGAGACCATGCTGCTCTCGGCGACGACCGCGGGCAAGACGCCCAAGGACCACTTCGACTTCTTCCCCCTGACGATCGACGTCGAGGAGCGGATGTACGCCGTGGGCCAGATCCCCGGCTCCTTCTTCCGGTCCGAGGGTCGCCCGGGCGAGGACGCGATCCTCACCTGCCGCCTCATCGACCGCCCGCTGCGCCCGACCTTCAAGAAGGGCCTGCGCAACGAGGTCCAGGTCGTCATCACCGTCATGGCGCTCGACCCCGACATGCCCTACGACGTGCTGGCCATCAACGCCGCGTCGCTGTCGACCCAGCTCTCCGGCCTGCCGTTCTCCGGCCCCGTCGGCGGCGTCCGCGTGGCCCTGATCGACGGCCAGTGGGTCGCGTTCCCCAGCCACTCGCAGCTCGAGTCGGCCGTCTTCGACATGGTCGTCGCGGGTCGCGTCACCGAGACCGGTGACGTCGCCATCATGATGGTCGAGGCCGAGGCCCCCGAGGACACCATCGCCCTCGTCCAGGGCGGTGCCCAGGCGCCGACCGAGGAGGTCGTGGCCGGTGGCCTCGACGCCGCCAAGCCCTTCATCAAGCAGCTCGTCGAGGCGCAGGCCCAGCTTGCGGCCGAGGCCGCCAAGCCGGTCCAGGACTTCCCCGTCTTCCTCGACTACGAGGACGACGTCTACGCCGCCGTCGAGGCCGCCGCGAAGGACGACACCGCCGCCGCGATGACCATCGCCGACAAGCAGGAGCGCGAGCTCAAGGTCGACGAGATCAAGGCCGCGCTGGTCGAGAAGCTCTCCGGCCAGTTCGAGGGTCGCGAGAAGGAGATCGGCGCGGCGTTCCGCTCGCTCAACAAGGCGCTGGTCCGCCAGCGCGTGCTGCGCGACAAGATCCGCATCGACGGCCGCGGCCTGGCCGACATCCGTCCGCTGCACTCCGAGGTCAACGTGATCCCGCGGGTCCACGGCTCGGCGCTGTTCGAGCGTGGCGAGACCCAGATCCTGGGCGTCACCACCCTCAACATGCTCAAGCTCGAGCAGCAGCTCGACACGCTGTCGCCGGAGAAGCACCGCCGCTACATGCACAAGTACGTCTTCCCGCCGTTCTCCACCGGCGAGACCGGTCGCGTGGGCTCGCCCAAGCGCCGCGAGGTCGGCCACGGTGCGCTCGCGCGCCGCGCGATCCTGCCCGTGCTGCCGTCGCGCGAGGAGTTCCCCTACGCCATCCGCCAGCTCTCCGAGGCCATGGGCTCCAACGGCTCCACCTCGATGGGCTCGGTCTGCGCCTCGACCCTGTCGCTGCTGCAGGCCGGTGTGCCGCTGAAGGCCTCCGTCGCCGGCATCGCGATGGGCCTCATCTCCGACGAGGTCGACGGCGAGACCCAGTACGTCGCGCTGACCGACATCCTCGGCGCCGAGGACGCGTTCGGCGACATGGACTTCAAGGTCGCCGGCACGCGCGAGTTCGTCACGGCCCTCCAGCTCGACACCAAGCTCGACGGCATTCCCGCCGAGGTGCTGGCCTCCGCCCTCAACCAGGCCCGCGACGCGCGCCTGGCGATCCTCGACGTGATGGCCGAGGCCATCGACGCCCCGGAGGAGATGTCGGTGCACGCGCCGCGCATCATCACCGTCCGCGTGCCCGTCGACAAGATCGGCGAGGTGATCGGTCCCAAGGGCAAGGTCATCAACCAGATCCAGGACGACACGGGCGCGACGCTGTCCATCGAGGACGACGGCACGGTCTACATCGGTGCGACCAACGGCGAGGCGGCCGAGGCCGCCAAGGCCGCGGTCAACGCGATCGCCAACCCGACGATGCCCGAGGTGGGCGAGCGCTACCTCGGCACCGTGGTCAAGACGACCAACTTCGGTGCCTTCGTCTCGCTCATGCCCGGCAAGGACGGCCTGCTCCACATCAGCAAGCTCCGCGCCCTGGCCGGTGGCAAGCGCGTGGAGGCCGTCGAGGACGTGCTGGCTGTGGGCCAGAAGGTCCAGGTCTCGATCGCCGAGATCGACGACCGCGGCAAGCTCTCGCTGGTCCCCGTCGTCGACGAGGCGGAGGGCGACTCCGAGGAGTCGGCCGACGCCCCCGAGACCGTCGACGCCGAGTGA
- a CDS encoding M16 family metallopeptidase encodes MQKNGTTRTLHTVKDADGAVTSRVRRTVLPSGLRVVTEQMAGTRSASIGVWVAVGSRDETPALHGCSHFLEHLLFKGTPERTAMDISVALDAVGGEFNAFTTKEYTVFHARVLDEDLGTAVDVLGDMVTASTITAADVEAERDVILDEIAMHDDDPDDVVHNLFAHQAWGDTPLGRPIAGTDASITAMTRAQIQRFYRRHYRPDNMVVSVAGNLDHTTVVRQVRQAFGRGGFLDGVAAPTPSTQSERARKVNPGEARTIRPQEQVNLVLGVKGMTRTDPRRYTLGVLNTALGGGTSSRMFQEVRELRGLAYSVYSFASHHADAGVVGVSVGCLPGKYAAVLETVRNELAKVAAEGLTDEEVERGKGQLKGGLVLGLEDSGSRMSRIGKAELVHDELLTIDEVVDRIEAVTAEDVATLARELFTQPELLAVVGPTKS; translated from the coding sequence GTGCAGAAGAACGGCACCACCCGCACCCTCCACACCGTGAAGGACGCCGACGGCGCGGTCACCTCGCGCGTGCGACGCACGGTCCTGCCCAGCGGCCTGCGCGTCGTCACCGAGCAGATGGCCGGCACCCGGTCCGCGAGCATCGGCGTGTGGGTCGCGGTCGGCTCGCGCGACGAGACGCCCGCGCTGCACGGCTGCTCGCACTTCCTCGAGCACCTGCTCTTCAAGGGCACCCCCGAGCGCACGGCGATGGACATCTCCGTGGCGCTCGACGCGGTCGGCGGCGAGTTCAACGCCTTCACGACCAAGGAGTACACGGTCTTCCACGCGCGGGTCCTCGACGAGGACCTCGGCACCGCGGTCGACGTGCTCGGTGACATGGTCACCGCCTCGACCATCACCGCGGCCGACGTCGAGGCCGAGCGCGACGTCATCCTCGACGAGATCGCCATGCACGACGACGACCCGGACGACGTGGTGCACAACCTCTTCGCCCACCAGGCGTGGGGCGACACGCCGCTCGGTCGCCCGATCGCCGGCACCGACGCCTCGATCACCGCGATGACCCGCGCCCAGATCCAGCGCTTCTACCGGCGCCACTACCGCCCCGACAACATGGTGGTGTCCGTCGCCGGCAACCTCGACCACACCACCGTCGTACGCCAGGTGCGGCAGGCGTTCGGTCGCGGCGGCTTCCTCGACGGCGTCGCCGCCCCGACCCCCTCGACGCAGTCCGAGCGCGCCCGCAAGGTGAACCCCGGCGAGGCGCGCACCATCCGCCCGCAGGAGCAGGTCAACCTCGTCCTCGGGGTCAAGGGGATGACCCGCACCGACCCCCGCCGCTACACCCTCGGCGTGCTCAACACCGCCCTCGGCGGCGGCACCTCGTCGCGGATGTTCCAGGAGGTGCGCGAGCTGCGCGGCCTGGCCTACTCCGTCTACTCCTTCGCGAGCCACCACGCCGACGCGGGTGTCGTCGGCGTCTCGGTCGGCTGCCTGCCGGGCAAGTACGCCGCCGTGCTGGAGACTGTGCGCAACGAGCTGGCCAAGGTCGCGGCCGAGGGCCTGACCGACGAGGAGGTCGAGCGCGGCAAGGGCCAGCTCAAGGGCGGCCTCGTGCTCGGCCTGGAGGACTCCGGCTCGCGGATGTCGCGCATCGGCAAGGCCGAGCTCGTCCACGACGAGCTGCTCACGATCGACGAGGTCGTCGACCGGATCGAGGCCGTCACCGCCGAGGACGTCGCGACGCTCGCCCGCGAGCTCTTCACCCAGCCTGAGCTGCTCGCGGTCGTGGGGCCCACGAAGTCCTGA
- a CDS encoding class I SAM-dependent methyltransferase, with protein MPASTIPPRIKWAVDLMDVQPADQVLEIGCGPGAGAEAICAKLETGKLFAIDRSESGVDRTKRRNQKYVDAGRLVVRQIDLATLRVPVKRLNKVFAFNVNLFWVRPCDDEVALLHERVVPGGAVYLFYEAARPELVPNIVKKASENLLRGGFRVSVVEQKAPPVIGIIAKR; from the coding sequence ATGCCTGCTTCGACCATCCCGCCGCGCATCAAGTGGGCCGTCGACCTCATGGACGTCCAACCGGCCGACCAGGTCCTCGAGATCGGCTGCGGTCCCGGCGCCGGCGCCGAGGCGATCTGCGCCAAGCTGGAGACCGGCAAGCTGTTCGCGATCGACCGATCCGAGTCGGGCGTGGACCGCACCAAGCGCCGCAACCAGAAGTACGTCGACGCCGGCCGGCTCGTCGTACGCCAGATCGACCTCGCCACGCTCCGCGTCCCGGTCAAGCGTCTGAACAAGGTCTTCGCGTTCAACGTCAACCTGTTCTGGGTGCGCCCCTGCGACGACGAGGTCGCCCTCCTCCACGAGCGCGTCGTCCCCGGGGGCGCGGTCTACCTGTTCTACGAGGCCGCCCGCCCCGAGCTGGTGCCCAACATCGTGAAGAAGGCCTCCGAGAACCTCCTCCGCGGCGGCTTCCGGGTCAGCGTCGTGGAGCAGAAGGCTCCCCCGGTCATCGGGATCATCGCCAAGCGCTGA
- the dapB gene encoding 4-hydroxy-tetrahydrodipicolinate reductase has protein sequence MRVGVLGARGKVGSEVCRAVERAPDAELVASVDAGDDLEELARAGAEVVVDFTHPDVVMDNLRFCVEHGIHAVVGTTGFDQPRLDQLEAWLADAPGVGVLIAPNFSIGAILMMRFAAQAAPFFESVEVVELHHPDKADAPSGTARRTAELIAAARRDAGSAPMPDATSTGLEGARGADVDGVRVHGLRVRGLVAHQEVILGTAGETLTIRHDSLDRVSFTPGVLAGIRAIGDHPGLTVGLDAFLDLD, from the coding sequence ATCCGGGTGGGCGTGCTGGGCGCCCGCGGCAAGGTCGGCTCGGAGGTCTGCCGGGCCGTCGAGAGGGCCCCCGACGCCGAGCTGGTGGCCTCGGTCGACGCCGGCGACGACCTCGAGGAGCTCGCGCGGGCAGGCGCCGAGGTGGTCGTGGACTTCACCCACCCCGACGTGGTGATGGACAACCTGCGCTTCTGCGTCGAGCACGGCATCCACGCCGTCGTCGGCACGACCGGCTTCGACCAGCCCCGGCTCGACCAGCTCGAGGCCTGGCTCGCCGACGCGCCGGGTGTCGGCGTGCTGATCGCCCCGAACTTCTCCATCGGCGCGATCCTGATGATGCGCTTCGCCGCGCAGGCCGCCCCGTTCTTCGAGTCGGTCGAGGTCGTCGAGCTGCACCACCCCGACAAGGCCGACGCCCCGTCCGGCACCGCGCGGCGCACGGCAGAGCTGATCGCGGCCGCCCGCCGCGATGCCGGCAGCGCCCCGATGCCCGACGCGACGTCCACCGGTCTCGAGGGCGCACGTGGCGCCGACGTCGACGGTGTCCGCGTGCACGGCCTGCGCGTCCGCGGCCTCGTGGCGCACCAGGAGGTCATCCTCGGGACGGCGGGGGAGACCCTTACGATCCGCCACGACTCGCTCGACCGGGTCTCGTTCACGCCCGGCGTGCTCGCGGGCATCCGCGCGATCGGCGACCACCCGGGCCTCACCGTCGGTCTGGACGCCTTCCTCGACCTCGACTGA
- a CDS encoding M4 family metallopeptidase — protein MRRTAGLAALAVAAATAAALPLTTASTAQGAPAVVRADVVSDALAALQRHPGAARSTAGQAFVAGTTLVDPDGSTHVRFDRTLDGLRVVGGDLVVHRDASGGWDGVSQTVAAPLTVGTDASIAKSAATRTVLARSARTAAVRGDDRAEARELVVDAARATPRLAWEVVTGGTQADGTPSRLATYVDARTGMVIRSEEQVVNVDGQGQTLYSGTVPLQVSGSGTAYTLKDATRGGTYTTDMKNAEDSIFCQVFGAGCSTGTTFTSTSTTFGNGQTSNRASAGADAQYGSDVTWDYFKAVHGRNGIWNDGRGSYNRVHYGNGYVNAFWDGSKMTYGDGDGVDFGPLVSLDVAGHEMTHGVTENSANLTYSGESGGLNEATSDIFGTLVEFHAANANDPADYLIGEEFDLKEHVGFRRMDRPSSDGSSLDCWSSTAKDVDVHYSSGIGNHFFYLLAEGSGTKTIGGVSHSSTTCNGSSVTGIGRDAAASIWYRALAVYMTSGTTYAGARTATLDAARDLYGAGSAQHNAVAAAWSAVSVG, from the coding sequence ATGCGCAGAACCGCAGGACTCGCCGCGCTCGCCGTCGCCGCCGCCACCGCGGCGGCGCTGCCGCTGACCACCGCCTCGACCGCGCAGGGCGCGCCCGCCGTGGTCCGCGCAGACGTCGTGTCCGACGCCCTCGCCGCGCTGCAGCGTCACCCGGGCGCGGCGCGCAGCACCGCCGGCCAGGCCTTCGTCGCCGGCACCACCCTCGTCGACCCGGACGGCAGCACGCACGTGCGGTTCGACCGCACCCTGGACGGTCTCCGCGTGGTCGGCGGTGACCTCGTCGTCCACCGTGACGCCTCCGGCGGCTGGGACGGCGTCAGCCAGACGGTGGCCGCGCCGCTGACCGTCGGCACCGACGCCTCGATCGCGAAGTCCGCGGCCACGCGGACCGTGCTGGCCCGCAGCGCCCGGACCGCCGCTGTCCGCGGCGACGATCGCGCTGAGGCGCGTGAGCTCGTCGTCGACGCCGCCCGGGCCACGCCGCGCCTGGCGTGGGAGGTCGTGACCGGCGGCACCCAGGCCGACGGCACCCCCTCGCGCCTGGCGACGTACGTTGACGCACGCACCGGCATGGTGATCCGGAGCGAGGAGCAGGTCGTCAACGTCGACGGCCAGGGTCAGACGCTCTACAGCGGCACGGTCCCGCTGCAGGTCAGCGGGTCGGGGACGGCGTACACGCTCAAGGACGCCACGCGCGGCGGCACCTACACGACCGACATGAAGAACGCCGAGGACTCGATCTTCTGCCAGGTCTTCGGTGCCGGGTGCTCGACGGGGACGACGTTCACCTCGACGTCGACCACCTTCGGCAACGGCCAGACCAGCAACCGGGCGAGCGCCGGCGCCGACGCGCAGTACGGCTCCGACGTCACCTGGGACTACTTCAAGGCGGTGCACGGGCGCAACGGCATCTGGAACGACGGCCGCGGGTCCTACAACCGGGTCCACTACGGCAACGGCTACGTCAACGCGTTCTGGGACGGCAGCAAGATGACGTACGGCGACGGCGACGGCGTCGACTTCGGGCCGCTGGTCTCGCTCGACGTCGCTGGCCACGAGATGACCCACGGCGTGACCGAGAACTCCGCGAACCTGACCTACTCCGGCGAGTCCGGTGGCCTCAACGAGGCGACCTCGGACATCTTCGGCACCCTCGTCGAGTTCCACGCGGCGAACGCCAACGACCCGGCGGACTACCTCATCGGCGAGGAGTTCGACCTCAAGGAGCACGTCGGGTTCCGCCGGATGGACCGCCCGTCGTCCGACGGCAGCTCGCTCGACTGCTGGAGCAGCACCGCCAAAGACGTCGACGTGCACTACTCGTCCGGCATCGGCAACCACTTCTTCTACCTGCTCGCCGAGGGCAGCGGCACGAAGACGATCGGCGGCGTGAGCCACAGCTCGACGACCTGCAACGGCTCGTCGGTCACCGGCATCGGCCGGGATGCCGCAGCGTCGATCTGGTACCGCGCGCTGGCGGTCTACATGACCTCCGGCACCACGTACGCCGGTGCGCGCACCGCGACGCTCGATGCGGCGCGGGACCTGTACGGCGCCGGCTCGGCCCAGCACAACGCTGTGGCCGCGGCCTGGAGCGCCGTCTCGGTCGGCTGA